Proteins encoded by one window of Haematobia irritans isolate KBUSLIRL chromosome 2, ASM5000362v1, whole genome shotgun sequence:
- the LOC142224626 gene encoding uncharacterized protein LOC142224626 gives MAIRNFTARRGIPREFFSNNGINFIGAERELREAIDDMNQDEFVRTFTTTTTKWNFNPPSSPHMGGAWERLVRSVKTVLYNAMPSRNVTDEILSSMLIEVENIINSRPLAYVPIGDEVEEAITPNHFLLGSSNGLKPLSRCDDSGVVLRKSWLLSQQFANLFWKKWLAEYLPSLTSKWFEKSMLSLTPKPDRSNICS, from the coding sequence ATGGCTATTCGGAATTTCACTGCTAGAAGAGGTATTCCTCGTGAATTTTTCAGTAATAATGGCATAAATTTTATTGGTGCTGAGAGAGAGCTTCGGGAGGCAATTGATGATATGAACCAAGACGAATTCGTTCGAACTTTTACGACTACAACAACGAAATGGAACTTTAATCCGCCGTCATCACCTCATATGGGAGGCGCTTGGGAACGGTTGGTGCGTTCAGTGAAAACTGTACTATATAATGCTATGCCATCCAGAAATGTAACCGACGAGATACTTTCAAGCATGCTGATCGAGGTTGAGAACATTATAAACTCCAGGCCACTAGCTTATGTACCCATTGGCGATGAGGTAGAGGAGGCTATTACACCCAATCATTTTTTATTGGGTAGTTCTAATGGACTTAAGCCCTTATCGAGATGTGATGACAGTGGTGTGGTTTTAAGAAAAAGTTGGCTTTTGTCACAAcaatttgcaaatttgttttggaaaaaGTGGTTGGCAGAATATTTACCTTCATTAACGTCAAAGTGGTTTGAGAAAAGTATGTTGTCCCTAACACCAAAACCGGATAGATCGAATATTTGTAGCTAA